In Pieris rapae chromosome 10, ilPieRapa1.1, whole genome shotgun sequence, the genomic window ACAAATAGTTTATGAAAGCATTTAAGGTGACCATGAGTTTTATCGAACTTCATTAGAGACAGTGTGAAATAATAACTTCTATAACACGGTAGATTGGTACCGCGTGATAGGAATCGCGTTGTAAGAGTATACCCGCATAACGCACTTTTGGACTCATAacgtgtatatatataatatacaaatgattcacacttaatttaaattttcgcgTTTTTCACGGATCacggattttatatttttttcgaattttaagaaaaagttATGCTGTGTAAGTTATAATGTGTGAACTGGGGGAATTCGCGTTTCATACGAGGGACTCAAAGCGCATTTACGACATCTTAAAACGTATTATAAGTAAGTTTACTGTACCAACTTTGTAATAATTTGCCCGAAATTTTGTAAAGGCGCAAATTTTGCAGATTTTAGACTCggtacaaaaaattaacagaGAATAAATTGAATTCAAATGTCACCCTCTTGAATAGGTAATATTAATAGAGTTACATTTGTGGCTTTAGTGTACGAACGGTGCGTGGGGGTGCGTTTAAATTCTTtagatatttctttattgctGTGTAATCTGCTGCGTGATAAAACAAAGAACTTGTCTTTAAAGCAATGATCGGAGAAATATAGGGTTGTAGCCCCATGCTAATTatcatgttatatattataacaaacgTAGTTGGCTTCACTGAGCGAAGTTGTAGCTTTGTTAAAAAACTATCTTAACTTTAGAtagtaattgtttataaataacttttaagtaaattatatatttttatcgacACTTTTCGACATCACAAACATTCACATcgacaaaattcaaaatttgagCGTACTTCCGTatcctcaaaggccggcaacgcagccaataaaaatgtctaaaaaataaataaatgggctgcgatgactgctcTTTTtaggcgtcccgcaggctcgtttgaccccctattttataaaaaaaactttatatgacatttatatatacagatataaATAACCAAACCTTAACCGCTTATAATAATGAGGCAACATAGAAGTGCCGAAGCTTTTGTTATAAAGGGTAGGAGTGGTAGGTCACGCATCTTTTAACTTCCTGTTTTCGATCTAGAACCATAACTATGATTTGTGTTCTCTCTGAATTGACCTACTTTAAGTGAAAGTagtatcataatttatttgaccACTGAATTATTCACCTTCCTGTACATAATTTATCCTGGTGAACGAATAGTCTAAACTTGTATAACTCGAACTTTTAGCCCGGAAGCGTTCTTTTTAGGTTTccttaatcatttttataaagcaGTCTTTCACcgaagttattatattaatcaacatcaaaataaacttgtttttattttcgttacgttgtgtttattttattctcaaCATTAAAAGCGgtaggtataataatataacttaagaTTTTtcgtaacataaaatataaaataaatcagtggcgatTCAACCTTTTCAGGTcttggtctcagatttctgaatctgtttcatgataattttttaaaatctaataggcaagtaggtgatcagcctccagtgcctgacacacgtcgtcgacttttagggtctaagatatgtcggtttcctcacgatgttttccttcaccgttcgagcaaatgttaaatgcgcacatagaaagaaagtccattggtgcacagccggggttcgaacctacgacctcaggtatgagagtcgcacgctgaagccactaggccaacactgctatttgtaacataataaaagaaaaaaaaacagtcgtTTAGTTGTAATGTGGATCAAATTGCAttgcaaaatttaatttgtttagtttagCTTTATTAAAGTGCAATCTTGTTGAGACACAAGTTTCCACTCAATAAGGAATTGTTAACAATAGTTTCGCAATTGCATGTAAACTGTTTTGACCATTTCGAAAATAAGATCTCGATAAGAAGCCATTTTACAGATATTGATAAACACTTggtgaaacaaaacaaataattctCAGCATGAGAATATTATGTTAACACACGTGTAATTCATCAATTTGTCaagatttattgtaataacacGTTTTagagttattaattaaaaatttcagcaAAATGCTTGAATAGTTATTTATGTGTTCAATAGGAGATAACAAAATATACCTTGTCACATTTATAATCAGTACTAAAAGCTAAATAAAAAGTGTAGTCACTAATCATACTTATACGAGAACTGAACGATGTAGAatggttataaaatatttttttatataattgggGAAAAGGACAGTTttcgcagcccatggacacccatttttagtgggtgtgTTGACGGTGTTTGAAGGAGGAGTACTCTTACTTTAAAGAGTTGGAGTTcctatctctcagggaagaccccaCCGGGAATCGATTCTACAGTTCGCTAGTTTGCAAAGGAAAGTATATAGGAAACCACATACAGGGTACAGTggttaacaaatatataatcataagctattttttaaatatattttcggcGCGTTTTAGAAATGACTTAATTATGTACACTAAAATTGGTGGGTATGCGCTACAGGGTAAAAAGATCTAGTTTTATTGGGGTCGTTCATTCATCAATCATTAAATCGATGTCACAAAACCCGTTCAGGGCTTTTACTGGTGACcgaacaaatttaattacgtcACGATATGTGTTAGTAGGTACCTACACGTTATTGCAATTACGAAATAAACAGTACATTTCTCTAAAAAAGCTCGATGTACcgagatttttgttttactttccGTGTGAacttttatatcaataaaggAAGGAAAGTGAGActagtgttattttttatgtaacggAGGCAAATGGGCCTACACGATGAAAAATGAtcccgccgcccatggacactcacactgccagaaggcacgcaagtgcattgccagtcttttatttttaatggttggttttaattaaattaaattagttagcTACTGGTATCCTATCGTTACGGAACGAAGGGCAggataattaatgtattaattatatgtatcacTAACTGATCTCCACGACTTTATCTATCTAACCTACTTATACATAGCAAATTAGGATCAAATAGTGGTACTTACATAGTTTTCTAGAAATTCCGTGTGTACGTTCTTTGAATGTTGGTCGGTGGATACGACTCTTACAGGAGAGACGGCTGCCACAGGAGCAACACGTTGTGTCAGCACTGGTCTTGAATAGTAGTTCTGAGCACTTTGGACCACTACTGGCGGAGAATACTGTTTCACTGGTGTAACATGTTGGGTTATGACTGGCGCTGAATATTGTGTAACAACTGGTCGTCTGTACTGAACTACTGGTGGTGCAGTATACTGGACAGCAGGCGCCACATACTGGTTTACTGGTGATACTTGACTTACTGAATATTGAGCTGGCGCGTTATACACTGAACTCAGTCTTGCGGCATTACTTGCTTGACTATATTGGTTATAAGTTGTTGCAAATGATTCCTGATTGTATTGATTAGACGCTGACGTATAAACTGTTGGGTTGCTCTGGACTCGCAGAGTTGGAGCAGTCGCATAGCGCACACTGGCAGGAGCAATTACTTGGGATACGACGGGTCCAGATGATTCAAAATTATAAGAGTTAAGTGATGCCTTCGCCAGAGAGCCCGTCGAGACAGCTTGTGTGAAAATGTTTTGGGGCAAGTATGTTTTTGCTGGTGCCACTGAGAACTTGGCGTGCAAAGGTGCTGCAGTTATTTTAGCTATGATTGGTGCTTGTGCATATGTCGCTGATGGAATCACGGTTCTTGTTTGAGATGCCGCTGACAAGCCTTGAGATGTCGCATATCCATGCTGCTCATCCTGCGCTAAGCTATAGGATTCGAAACTTTGGGCTCCTCTGTAGGTTGGCTGTGATTGGTATGACAATTGCTGTACTGCCGGCTCAAAGAACTGTGTATATCCTTTGTTAATGGTGTATTTGTTTACCGGAGCCTGCACAGCTGGTTGTATAAGTCTCGGGGCTTCGGTTGGCTGCACATTAGTAGTAAGTTGCACGGCTGGAGTGGGATATGAGTACCCAGCATCACCACAACCTTGAAGAGTTTGCACTTGGCTCAAATGGTAGTTAAGGTCCGGATCGTGATAGGCGTAGACATTTGAAAGGCACGCAAATCCAATAAGGATAACctgtaatagaaaattaacaCAAGTGTTAAagtattgattaaaatatgcaGTCAtcaagattaattaatttgtatttcgtAATCTTTCAATGTGGAGTGTGAagagtaaatatatttgttttgtttttaaatttatacttacTGAAATCATTTTTGATATGTGATTACGTTttcgaaatatttaaagtgcTAGGGTAATACAGCTGAATTGGTAATCAAAAACTGGAATCGTATTTGGCAAAGCGTAAATTGAAATGAGAGCAAATTGTGCCCGCAAACTCTTATATAGCAATCACATATGTGTAAGAACGGGTCATACTTTTTCACATTCGCTGTTAGTTAAGTGGGCGCGGTTAGTACTTCATCTAAGGTGTACGGGTAACAGTTCAACTGTTCAATGATATTGGACCggtgtaataaattaattgccaGCTATATTTCGCTTATTaacataatagtaaaataatttacggtAGTTTATATCTAAATTATCGACAATTACTTCAGAGCAAGACGTTATTGAGATTTACGcatgatacaatttttttttaagtattatttataattattttgtgataaactcattatgacaatatcaacataaaaattacctgcagaattattattacttttaataattattattaatttgcgtactgtcataatatacacattaagaggacattttaaaatattcttatgtaACATGTGAAAATAAAACCGATTTGCTGTTACTTCAGAATTTAAAGTAggtactatttaattaaatattttggggACATCAGtataaaacagcaataaagaGAATGTCCGTCAGttaaaatgctttattttttttatgaaactgcAACTTAAAAtggtactttttatattttatacgtttatTGTTCTTGTTTTCCGTTTTAAAGACATTTCCTCAATCACCTCACAATAAAGCGTTTGAAGGGATGGCATTTTTTCTCAAGATAGTAATTACTTACTGGAAAAAAACATCTAAATTCGTCGTCAGAATATCTGttgaaaagtatataataataatttttctataggATGTTGTAAACCTTAAAAAATCAGTAAATGCCTGACCAATGATTGCAATgtgtttatcaataaataaaaataaatatatcggcATCTGTTCTTCATAatctttaaaaacttaaaaaaataacaatattttacggGTAAAtcttataatacttaataactaCTGTGGTAATGCAAAATGAGCTTGTTAGAGCGCTACCCGGAAGTAAGCTTGCATTACGGTCAGAATTTCTGATGGGATAATTTGTGGAGGATTTACtcgaacaatatttttattatttccgtacgtgttctatatattaagaattattactgaattatttctaaatttatttgtgtgaATAGTTGTTAGAGAAATTATACGTAAATATACAGGTAGTTTTAGTAATGTCAAAccgtctaaaatatttaaagtgcgTGCTGATTCATGTGTAAACTTTTTTGCacgatttaaaatacaatctaTTTGCAATTAGGCCTTTAGGCacaatatactttaaatcTAAATGAGGTCAGAAACAATTCctttactttaaaatgttttatgattGTTATTTCCGAAAACGAAATCTACTTACTGTTCGGcctcattaattaatttaacacgaTACTCCAGTTTCtttgttagtttattttaaaatgacgcCTCGTCGATTCTGCAATGTCAATTCCTTAACGATAGCTTCCTAACTGTACGACTGAGGGTAAtcgttatttaattcatagccggggttcgaacacGATACCCCGGGGTATAGAATTTCACGGTTATTCTGCGAATagttgtttatatgtatttccaATGCTTAACAATAAAGAGATTTTGAGTTCCGCATCTATGACGGTATTTATGCGGATTCAAGGGCAATTCTATATTAACTAACCCTAATTCATTcctatatttcaattttacatGACTCCAGTGCATAGTTCTAGCAGTGAAAATAATACCTACTGAAAGACCAGtaagtgtatattatttatgatgtCTTTACCATAAACATTTGAAACCTAGGCCAACAGgcgactctcatcccagaggtcgtaggttcgattctcggctgtgcaccaatggactttctttctatgtgcacgtTTAACATTCGCTCCAACGGTGacagaaaacatcgtgaggaaaccggcacaGGTAGCTCATCGCCACTTTgcttattagtttaaaaatgatcatgaaacagatacagaaatttgaggcatAGACGAAGAagtaacagattttttttacatctttTAAGATTGTAGGAAAAAATTTGATCTTTTATTTCTCTGGAAATCATGAATAAATTCAGTTGTGTAcaccaaaaatgtaaaaatttgagaaaaaataaaattagttccACATAAATAATGAGTATTcgataataaacaattataaaggTAGTTAAAGATTAAATCAATATCATGACATTCCCACAAAATGACCTCACGACTCCCACGGACATGTTAAGCTTAGATCCgacttttgtattaaaatttacgacATTAGAGAATAATatcattcatatattataattaatgtatgtgaatattaagtaataaccCTTTATAGGGCCAACAAGAACAAAGAACGTACGAATGTTTTGGGTTAGAATTCGGTAAATATATCATTGTTGTGTTACGTACAAAATAGTGTACAATGAAATACGTACAAAAATGTGACTGCAACGACATTGAAATTAAAGGTAATCAAGGAAGTTTTATCAACCATTTAAATAAGACAAAAGGTGGCTAAAATATAGTCCgttattgtttctttataatattgtacgaatacaattgaatttacttcattaaaataatctattagCGCTGAATAGGTGTCGACTCGCCCAGACAATAATGATTAAGGATATTGGATATCGCACGTGGCCCTACGTAGGTAACATTACAACATACACTGCATTCAGCCCACACATTACGCTTTCATCTTAACTTTCTGTAACatatattctaaattactGAGAAAACAAACTttacaataaacttaattacatcacattaaaaactacaacaaaatatattaaattcggtaaataaaagtaaactttttagtttCTGGTTGTGTTGTCTGTAGGCTATAATAGGCTAGGATATTATTCAATGGCAGGAAGTCTAAAGggatgatatttaattatatgaacaaattataaattaaaaataaatatatgaaaatgtgTTGGCAGAAATGCATCTACATCCCGTTGCTTTTGGATTTTCTGGtaatcttttgttttcaaCTTCAATGttgttgtttttgtaatttcgTAAGTCTGCGCTCGCAATGTTTGGGAGACCGAGGCtttctacttttaatatattttgcgcATGTCGTTGTATctttacattttatgtaaattaacttATGCTAATTAGCATCTTAAGtaattgcaaaataattagaatttgCAGACTTATTTGCAAGTAGTAAATCGGGAACTGTATACTTACGTAGACTAGCCACTGCGACGGAGGACGAAGGGCGGTGCAACATCAATATCGTAATATTTCtagtaattttagttttagaaaatatttattgtaatataactgcaaataaaaagaaaaataaggcATACCTTTTAATAAAAGGCGTTATGCGACAACTaggtacattttttaaagctgATATAAGGAATTAAggcatttagggcctgtttcacaatgtatggataaagtaccaaatagcaacacataaattattcgaaagataaaagttccgaataagatacttcgcgtttcataacgaatagcgctatctggcAGTCATGAAACGCaaatatactgtttatcctaccaataagttataaataacttatttggaacttatccggacatagtgaaacagacccttagtctATTTTACagctaaatatgtatttttttacacaaaaccAGCCTTACAAAGTCAAaatcaaaagtaatttattcataaaggtatcacaatgtacatttatgaacgtcaaaaaaagaaatatacattaaatgcttctaattttacatttactggcagttctcaaatcaagggcatagaacggaagacaagaactggcaataaacactctaaagttttttgtttcacaAAACGACTAATTACAGTCTACGTATTAATCCGATACAGCTAAAGTGACTATTATgggttatttaattaaaaggcgtggttatcataatattatgatattcgCTCTATTATACCCAGTTTACATGCAAATTGCAAGTTACGATGTGACTCCACACATGTGTGGTAAAGCAGGTTAGATATGGACAGTAGGTCCTTGCACAAGCCCAAGCTTCTAAGCTCACAACTCAATACATATTATGCAACTTTCACAAGGATTTAGGGCATTTTACGCTAATTGCTGTAAATGCAAAATTGACGATTAGTGTGAGTAGTTAATCTAGAATGTTaagttagtttaatttttctcGCGGAAATTATATCACGAGCTGAGtaattaaatggaaaattttcaatataagatacagATTATATACTCGGTCATATGTAATTCTGCAAAAATTTGTTTGCTtgcaattgatttaaaaaacagaTAACCGTGCACACTATCACATTaacgtaatttataaatagaataacaaatacattatatcAATGTAGGTAATTTCAtactttttgaagtttttagtataagtatatttaagaatGAAGAAAAAGTTCTTCattcttaaatatacttatttcttTCTTCGTTCTACGTTCTTAAAGAAGAACGATGTACcaaatgtaacatattatacGAAACACGAATTAAATACAACGTAACTATGGAAGACATACAAAAATTTCCTTTTTccacattttataaaatctgtgGACTCATGATAACGAGCAAGTTTGGGAGCGCTGCCGAGAAACCCCAATAAGCAGATAAGCGTGGCAAGTGGAAATACACTCCGAAGACATTCCAATTATATTCCCAAGCAGGCGCTTGATTGAAACCCCAAGCCATTCCGAACAAACTTGGCATCGTACCGTAGCAGATGACAAATCAAGTCGGAAAGACTTGGAGTAAAGTGAAATACGAGGCTTGAGACTGAGCTCGATGGAGATTCACTGTGGACGTCCTCTAGGGGTAATAGGACATTGAGTCATGCAAATGATTGACTCCCgtgattattaatatttttcactcccattatgtttacaaataaaagaCAAAGCAAACTCGGTACTCCTTCCTAAGTGGTACCGTAATCAAAATCCTTAAATTATATCACAAATACTACTCTGGCCTTGTGACCCAAAATAGGTCAGCAACTTCCCGGCAATTTCTGCAATAGGTTCTCTATCAACAACTCTCCATCCAATGGTTCCTGCGCCTGGctcaaaataaatagaaattataatgACATGGAAAATTGTGAATACActtcttaattaatatgtatcgGAGGTGACAATGCTATATCTTCTGGTgaccaatattttattgctatttatGGCAAAAGAGCAATACTTTTATTGcgaaattgtgttttttaatactgttaatatattgttataagtgCCTATATCATACTTAATCATACCGGTttgcagatttttttaacagtaaacaaaataatagttttcttattttatttttatttgtttttgtaacatatatGTTTTCCATAATTGTTACTTATTCTAAAATGTTGTTgttcgtttttattattgtctatttCCTTGTTAACATATGTTTAATTGCTTTGCTTTGTTTCATTAGTTTTGTCTAAGTCTCTACACACATAGGTTGCCTGGAAGTGATCACTTGAAATCGAttaggccgccagttgccctcctttttattttaattgtacttgCAAGTTGCAGTGAaatgttgataaataaattgttggtACGTACATTTCAATATACCAAAAATGAAACGACGTCGAAAGACAAATGAATTGCTCATAACAAATTAAACTTGTAATACGTAACACAAGTAAATAAATCCATCAATCAATAAcaggttttaaatatattgtttgatgacttTAATGGCACGTACCACAGACTCAAATGTAACGTTTTACGTAACCAACTGATTTGGCGCGAGGCTTTACACTTATCGTATGTATACAAggttaatgtatataaatcaaataaacagGGAAAGGAAatagcaattaatatttatagaattgaCCGCGACTTC contains:
- the LOC110998162 gene encoding uncharacterized protein LOC110998162, which produces MISVILIGFACLSNVYAYHDPDLNYHLSQVQTLQGCGDAGYSYPTPAVQLTTNVQPTEAPRLIQPAVQAPVNKYTINKGYTQFFEPAVQQLSYQSQPTYRGAQSFESYSLAQDEQHGYATSQGLSAASQTRTVIPSATYAQAPIIAKITAAPLHAKFSVAPAKTYLPQNIFTQAVSTGSLAKASLNSYNFESSGPVVSQVIAPASVRYATAPTLRVQSNPTVYTSASNQYNQESFATTYNQYSQASNAARLSSVYNAPAQYSVSQVSPVNQYVAPAVQYTAPPVVQYRRPVVTQYSAPVITQHVTPVKQYSPPVVVQSAQNYYSRPVLTQRVAPVAAVSPVRVVSTDQHSKNVHTEFLENYDAHPRYAFEYGVNDPQTGDIKQQKEERNGDVVKGQYSLVEPDGSVRTVNYVADWETGFHADVHNSKDDKH